A genome region from Triticum aestivum cultivar Chinese Spring chromosome 2B, IWGSC CS RefSeq v2.1, whole genome shotgun sequence includes the following:
- the LOC123041806 gene encoding 14 kDa proline-rich protein DC2.15-like yields the protein MAGKASIALFLAVNLVVFSLASACGGNCPTPSTPTPSTPTPTPAPLGRCPRDALKVGACVNALNLIKVQVGRPTALPCCPLLDGLVDLEAALCLCTVIKANVLNIVQLNLPINLSVILNHCGKKVPTGFMC from the coding sequence ATGGCAGGCAAGGCATCAATCGCGTTGTTCCTCGCCGTGAACTTGGTCGTGTTCTCCCTGGCAAGCGCGTGCGGGGGAAACTGCCCGACCCCGTCCACGCCCACTCCATCGACGCCCACCCCGACCCCGGCCCCGCTCGGCAGGTGCCCACGCGACGCGCTGAAGGTGGGCGCGTGTGTCAACGCGCTGAACCTGATCAAGGTCCAGGTGGGCAGGCCGACCGCGTTGCCGTGCTGCCCGCTGCTGGATGGGCTCGTCGACCTCGAGGCGGCCCTGTGCCTCTGCACGGTGATCAAGGCCAATGTCCTCAACATCGTCCAGCTCAACCTCCCCATCAACCTCAGCGTCATCCTCAACCACTGCGGCAAGAAAGTGCCCACCGGATTCATGTGCTAA